In the Eptesicus fuscus isolate TK198812 chromosome 12, DD_ASM_mEF_20220401, whole genome shotgun sequence genome, one interval contains:
- the SNRPB2 gene encoding U2 small nuclear ribonucleoprotein B'' — protein MDIRPNHTIYINNMNDKIKKEELKRSLYALFSQFGHVVDIVALKTMKMRGQAFVIFKELGSSTNALRQLQGFPFYGKPMRIQYAKTDSDIISKMRGTFADKEKKKEKKKAKTVEQTALTANKKPGLGAPNSVNTQGNATPNPQVPDYPPNYILFLNNLPEETNEMMLSMLFNQFPGFKEVRLVPGRHDIAFVEFENDGQAGAARDALQGFKITPSHAMKITYAKK, from the exons ATGGATATCAGACCAAACCATACAATTTATATCAACAATATGaatgacaaaattaaaaaagaag AATTGAAGAGATCCCTGTATGCCCTGTTTTCTCAGTTTGGCCATGTTGTAGATATTGTAGCTTTAAAGACCATGAAAATGAGGGGGCAAGCCTTTGTTATATTTAAAGAATTGGGCTCATCCACAAATGCCTTGAGACAGTTACAAGGATTTCCATTTTATGGTAAACCAATG cGAATCCAGTATGCAAAAACAGATTCAGATATAATATCTAAAATGCGTGGCACGTTTgctgacaaagaaaagaaaaaagaaaagaagaaagccaaAACTGTGGAACAGACAGCGCTGACTGCTAATAAGAAGCCTGGTCTG gGAGCACCAAATTCAGTTAACACCCAAGGAAATGCAACGCCAAATCCTCAG gtCCCTGATTACCCTCCTAACtatattttattccttaataATTTACCAGAAGAGACTAATGAGATGATGTTATCCATGCTGTTTAATCA GTTCCCTGGTTTCAAAGAAGTACGTTTGGTACCTGGGAGGCATGACATTGCATTTGTTGAATTTGAAAATGATGGACAGGCTGGAGCTGCCAGGGATGCTTTACAAGGATTTAAGATCACACCATCTCATGCCATGAAGATCACCTATGCCAAGAAATAA